A single region of the Dehalococcoides mccartyi genome encodes:
- a CDS encoding HAD-IIIA family hydrolase: MNQKAVFIDRDGTIVEDVPYCNSPRKIRLLNGAGKAIKRLNDQGYLVILITNQSGVARGYFSEETLGEIHNKLREELDCFGAHLDDIFYCPHHPSEGCTCRKPSTGLIERAIEKHGINNNLSYFIGDRLIDMQAANRTGCKAVLVPYAPPETDYFKSDVTPDSRPSFLAGDFTAAVDWILADAAGEAAVSVIIPTLNEEHNICCVLPRLRRVPGISEVILVDGKSTDRTVENALRLWPEIKVINQPGRGKGNAMRVGFVKNICHKVSKLMTIDRLQDI; the protein is encoded by the coding sequence ATGAACCAAAAGGCTGTATTTATTGACCGGGACGGCACAATTGTAGAGGATGTGCCGTATTGCAATTCCCCCAGAAAAATACGTTTGCTGAACGGGGCGGGTAAAGCTATTAAAAGATTAAATGACCAGGGCTATCTGGTCATTTTGATTACAAACCAGTCCGGGGTTGCCAGAGGTTATTTTTCTGAAGAGACTTTAGGCGAAATTCATAACAAGTTAAGAGAAGAATTGGATTGTTTCGGTGCTCATCTGGATGATATTTTTTATTGCCCTCATCATCCTTCAGAGGGTTGCACCTGCCGTAAACCGTCAACAGGTCTTATTGAAAGGGCAATTGAAAAACATGGCATCAATAACAATCTCTCATATTTTATAGGTGACCGGCTGATAGATATGCAGGCAGCAAACCGAACAGGCTGTAAAGCAGTGCTGGTGCCTTATGCCCCCCCAGAAACAGATTATTTTAAATCAGATGTTACTCCTGACAGCCGCCCCTCTTTTCTGGCTGGTGATTTTACTGCCGCAGTAGATTGGATACTGGCAGATGCTGCGGGTGAAGCAGCCGTTTCGGTAATTATACCCACCCTTAACGAAGAGCATAATATTTGCTGTGTTTTGCCCCGCTTGCGGCGTGTCCCCGGTATTAGCGAGGTTATTTTGGTAGACGGTAAATCTACTGACCGGACTGTTGAAAATGCCCTGAGGCTATGGCCGGAAATAAAGGTTATTAACCAGCCCGGTCGGGGTAAAGGTAATGCTATGAGGGTGGGTTTTGTTAAAAATATATGCCACAAAGTCTCCAAACTAATGACAATAGACAGACTACAAGACATATAA
- a CDS encoding PIG-L deacetylase family protein — protein sequence MADIFSKLIQMDPIKKNRIGLLFSLIVICLAGVSFFFWAVPEVLGQQYIKLLDCLPLPQAGERILVFSPHPDDETIALGGYIASACQAGAEVEIVLVTDGSKYTPRETRYAEFEHACHLLGVSEDNLVFLGFKDGSLNSLSLNSLAASFGNLINSFQPDIVFYPHHKDAHADHAAVSRAVGQYLKTIPGIQRYEYLVHYRILFPQPRIFNQNLYLLPPLTLVNEDQNWLRFDLSEAQLEQKIAAMSAYESQLKNPFLNPLMQSFIRQNELVCLPN from the coding sequence TTGGCGGATATATTTTCTAAACTGATACAGATGGACCCCATTAAAAAGAACAGGATAGGCCTGCTTTTTAGCCTGATAGTTATCTGTCTGGCCGGGGTATCCTTTTTCTTCTGGGCTGTGCCGGAAGTACTTGGTCAGCAATATATCAAACTCCTTGACTGTCTGCCGTTACCACAGGCGGGAGAACGGATACTTGTATTTTCCCCCCACCCGGATGATGAGACTATTGCGCTGGGCGGATATATTGCCAGTGCTTGTCAGGCTGGTGCGGAGGTAGAAATTGTACTGGTTACTGACGGCAGCAAATATACTCCTCGGGAGACCCGCTATGCGGAATTTGAACACGCCTGCCATCTTTTGGGGGTTAGCGAAGATAATCTGGTGTTTCTGGGTTTTAAAGATGGCAGTTTGAATTCATTATCGCTTAACAGTCTGGCTGCTTCATTTGGGAATTTGATAAACAGTTTTCAGCCGGATATCGTGTTTTATCCCCACCACAAGGATGCCCATGCTGACCATGCGGCTGTAAGCAGAGCAGTCGGTCAGTATCTTAAAACTATTCCCGGTATACAGAGGTATGAATATCTGGTGCATTACCGGATATTATTCCCTCAGCCGCGGATTTTTAACCAGAACTTGTATCTGCTGCCGCCGCTTACACTGGTAAATGAAGACCAGAATTGGCTTCGCTTTGACCTTTCTGAAGCCCAATTGGAGCAAAAAATAGCAGCCATGAGTGCTTATGAGAGCCAGCTGAAAAACCCGTTTTTAAATCCCCTTATGCAGAGTTTTATCCGCCAGAATGAGCTGGTTTGTCTGCCAAATTGA